From the Jilunia laotingensis genome, the window ACGTGTAGCTCATGTATCGAAATCGATGTAGAGGATGGTATTCTGAAAGAGGTAGCTTACTGGGGTGGATGCAATGGTAATTTGCAAGGAATTTCTCGGTTGGTAACGGGGATGAAAGTGGAAGAGGTAATTGCAAAACTGGAAGGTATTCAGTGTGGTACTCGCTCGACTTCTTGTCCAGATCAGCTTTGCCGGGCATTAC encodes:
- a CDS encoding TIGR03905 family TSCPD domain-containing protein is translated as MKNIYKTHGTCSSCIEIDVEDGILKEVAYWGGCNGNLQGISRLVTGMKVEEVIAKLEGIQCGTRSTSCPDQLCRALHDMGY